A genomic segment from Candidatus Binatia bacterium encodes:
- a CDS encoding type II secretion system protein yields MFRSKSESGFTLIELVIVIVILGILAAVAIPKYEDMREQARVATIKGQLGSIRSAVAIQYARNALNGSATFPTLDGTIFADGRVPKEPVNNVNTVKTTAGVDNTGGWQYTAATGIVKVNVSAYSSY; encoded by the coding sequence ATGTTTCGGTCCAAGTCGGAGAGCGGGTTCACGCTGATCGAGCTCGTGATCGTCATCGTGATCCTCGGGATTCTCGCCGCGGTGGCGATTCCCAAGTACGAAGACATGCGGGAGCAGGCCCGCGTGGCCACGATCAAGGGCCAGCTCGGCTCGATCCGGTCCGCGGTCGCCATCCAGTATGCCCGCAACGCCCTGAACGGCAGCGCCACGTTCCCGACGCTGGACGGAACGATCTTCGCGGACGGGCGCGTCCCGAAGGAGCCGGTCAACAACGTGAACACCGTCAAGACGACGGCCGGCGTGGACAACACCGGGGGCTGGCAGTACACCGCGGCCACCGGCATCGTGAAGGTCAACGTTTCGGCCTACTCGTCGTACTGA
- a CDS encoding type II secretion system F family protein, whose product MPVFRYRATSAAGAAQAGVVEAPDLDGAIDTVHRMGLTPIRLEASAPVRPGTPFVLFQKRVSTRDLILFVRQLETMLEAGLPILASLEILHQQTAHPVLKAAIDRVRSDVEQGSTLTEALQRHPRCFPAVFTSLIHAGEEGGLLASMLDRVGGLLEYEEETEQRIRSATFYPTLIVAELGVAFIILVKFVLPRFASLFRNLDARLPLPTRILIGASDFFDRYWYLVITLVLGGIAAAVVWSRTVSGRRRIDRWIITAPLFGPIFQKTIMSRFARVLAALVAAGIPILQALAVARGVAGNKIVEEEVDRMRDGVTAGMGLAESVQGRNVFPPLVVKMLAVGQETGAIDKMLVRVARYFDRDVDYAVKNLSTAIEPALLAVLGAAVLFTALAVFLPLWNLMNAFRH is encoded by the coding sequence GTGCCGGTCTTCCGCTACCGCGCCACGAGCGCGGCCGGCGCCGCGCAGGCCGGCGTCGTGGAAGCGCCCGATCTCGACGGCGCCATCGACACCGTGCACCGGATGGGGCTCACGCCGATCCGGCTGGAGGCGTCGGCCCCGGTCCGTCCGGGAACCCCGTTCGTTCTGTTCCAGAAGCGCGTCTCCACGCGCGACCTGATCCTGTTCGTGCGTCAGCTGGAGACGATGCTCGAGGCGGGCCTCCCGATCCTCGCTTCGCTCGAGATCCTGCACCAACAGACGGCCCATCCCGTGCTGAAGGCCGCCATCGACCGGGTCCGCTCGGACGTCGAGCAGGGCAGCACGCTGACGGAGGCGCTCCAGCGTCATCCGCGATGCTTTCCCGCCGTGTTCACGAGCCTGATCCATGCCGGCGAGGAGGGAGGGCTTCTGGCCAGCATGCTGGACCGCGTGGGCGGCCTCCTGGAATACGAAGAGGAGACCGAACAGCGGATCCGGTCGGCGACCTTCTACCCGACGCTCATCGTGGCCGAGCTGGGGGTGGCCTTCATCATCCTCGTGAAGTTCGTGCTGCCCCGCTTCGCGTCGCTCTTCCGGAATCTGGACGCGCGGCTTCCGCTCCCGACCCGGATCCTGATCGGCGCGAGCGACTTCTTCGACCGCTACTGGTACCTGGTGATCACCCTGGTCCTCGGCGGAATCGCGGCCGCCGTGGTCTGGTCGCGCACGGTGTCGGGCCGCCGGCGGATCGATCGCTGGATCATCACCGCACCTCTGTTCGGTCCGATCTTCCAGAAGACGATCATGTCGCGCTTCGCCCGCGTTCTGGCGGCCCTGGTGGCCGCCGGCATCCCGATCCTCCAGGCCCTCGCGGTGGCCCGCGGGGTGGCGGGAAACAAGATCGTGGAGGAGGAAGTCGACCGGATGCGGGACGGCGTCACGGCGGGCATGGGGCTGGCCGAATCGGTGCAGGGGCGGAACGTCTTCCCCCCTCTCGTCGTCAAGATGCTGGCCGTGGGGCAGGAGACCGGAGCGATCGACAAGATGCTCGTCCGGGTCGCCCGATACTTCGACCGGGATGTCGATTACGCGGTCAAGAACCTCTCGACCGCCATCGAGCCGGCGCTGCTCGCCGTGCTCGGCGCGGCGGTGCTGTTCACCGCGCTGGCCGTCTTCCTCCCCCTCTGGAACCTGATGAACGCCTTCCGCCACTAG